One window from the genome of Streptomyces sp. NBC_01476 encodes:
- the rpoB gene encoding DNA-directed RNA polymerase subunit beta: MAASRNASTTNSNNGASTAPLRISFAKIREPLEVPNLLALQTESFDWLLGNAAWKARVEAALDSGQDVPRKSGLEEIFEEISPIEDFSGSMSLTFRDHRFEPPKNSLDECKERDFTYGAPLFVTAEFTNNETGEIKSQTVFMGDFPLMTSKGTFCINGTERVVVSQLVRSPGVYFDSQIDKTSDKDIFSAKIIPSRGAWLEMEIDKRDMVGVRIDRKRKQSVTVLLKALGWSTEQILEEFGEYESMRATLEKDHTQGQDDALLDIYRKLRPGEPPTKEAAQTLLENLYFNPKRYDLAKVGRYKVNKKLGGEAPLDAGVLTTDDIIATIKYLVKLHAGETETSGDNGSQIVVEVDDIDHFGNRRLRNVGELIQNQVRTGLARMERVVRERMTTQDVEAITPQTLINIRPVVASIKEFFGTSQLSQFMDQTNPLSGLTHKRRLSALGPGGLSRERAGFEVRDVHPSHYGRMCPIETPEGPNIGLIGSLASYGRVNAFGFVETPYRKVVEGVVTDDVDYLTADEEDRFVIAQANAPLTEDLRFAESRVLVRRRGGEIDYIPGDDVDYMDVSPRQMVSVATAMIPFLEHDDANRALMGSNMMRQAVPLIKAEAPLVGTGMEYRCAVDAGDVIKAEKDGVVQEVSADYVTVTNDDGTYNTYRVAKFSRSNQGTSFNQKVVVNEGDRVVVGQVLADGPSTEEGEMALGKNLLVAFMPWEGHNYEDAIILSQRLVQDDVLSSIHIEEHEVDARDTKLGPEEITRDIPNVSEEVLADLDERGIIRIGADVVAGDILVGKVTPKGETELTPEERLLRAIFGEKAREVRDTSLKVPHGEVGKVIGVRVFDREEGDELPPGVNQLVRVYVAQKRKITDGDKLAGRHGNKGVISKILPVEDMPFLEDGTAVDIILNPLGVPSRMNPGQVLEIHLGWLAKQGWDVAGIADEWARRLDAIGAGQVEPNTNVATPVFDGAREDEIAGLFQATVPNRDGDRMVLPSGKARMYDGRSGEPFPEPISVGYMYILKLHHLVDDKLHARSTGPYSMITQQPLGGKAQFGGQRFGEMEVWALEAYGAAYALQELLTIKSDDVLGRVKVYEAIVKGENIPEPGIPESFKVLIKEMQSLCLNVEVLSSDGMSIEMRDTDEDVFRAAEELGIDLSRREPSSVEEV; encoded by the coding sequence TTGGCCGCCTCGCGCAACGCCTCGACTACCAACTCGAACAACGGCGCAAGCACCGCACCGCTGCGCATTTCTTTCGCGAAGATCCGTGAACCCCTCGAAGTTCCGAACCTCCTCGCGCTCCAGACCGAGAGCTTTGACTGGCTGCTCGGGAACGCCGCGTGGAAGGCCCGGGTCGAGGCGGCCCTTGACAGTGGGCAGGACGTCCCCAGGAAGTCCGGTCTGGAGGAGATCTTCGAAGAGATCTCCCCGATCGAGGACTTCTCCGGGTCGATGTCGCTCACGTTCCGTGACCACCGGTTCGAGCCCCCGAAGAACTCGCTGGACGAGTGCAAGGAGCGCGACTTCACCTACGGCGCCCCGCTCTTCGTCACCGCCGAGTTCACCAACAACGAGACCGGCGAGATCAAGTCCCAGACGGTCTTCATGGGGGACTTCCCCCTGATGACCAGCAAGGGCACCTTCTGCATCAACGGCACCGAGCGTGTCGTCGTGTCGCAGCTGGTCCGCTCGCCGGGTGTCTACTTCGACAGCCAGATCGACAAGACGTCCGACAAGGACATCTTCTCCGCCAAGATCATCCCGTCCCGGGGTGCCTGGCTGGAGATGGAGATCGACAAGCGCGACATGGTCGGTGTCCGCATCGACCGCAAGCGCAAGCAGTCGGTCACCGTGCTGCTCAAGGCGCTTGGCTGGAGCACCGAGCAGATCCTGGAGGAGTTCGGCGAGTACGAGTCCATGCGCGCCACCCTGGAGAAGGACCACACCCAGGGCCAGGACGACGCGCTGCTCGACATCTACCGCAAGCTGCGCCCGGGCGAGCCGCCGACCAAGGAGGCCGCCCAGACCCTGCTGGAGAACCTCTACTTCAACCCGAAGCGCTACGACCTCGCGAAGGTCGGCCGCTACAAGGTGAACAAGAAGCTCGGCGGCGAAGCTCCGCTGGACGCCGGCGTGCTCACCACCGACGACATCATCGCCACCATCAAGTACCTGGTGAAGCTGCACGCCGGTGAGACCGAGACCTCGGGCGACAACGGCTCGCAGATCGTGGTCGAGGTCGACGACATCGACCACTTCGGCAACCGCCGCCTGCGCAACGTCGGCGAGCTCATCCAGAACCAGGTCCGTACCGGCCTGGCCCGGATGGAGCGCGTGGTCCGCGAGCGGATGACGACTCAGGACGTCGAGGCGATCACGCCGCAGACCCTGATCAACATCCGGCCGGTCGTCGCCTCCATCAAGGAGTTCTTCGGCACCAGCCAGCTCTCCCAGTTCATGGACCAGACGAACCCGCTCTCGGGCCTGACCCACAAGCGCCGCCTGTCGGCGCTGGGCCCCGGCGGTCTGTCCCGTGAGCGGGCCGGCTTCGAGGTCCGTGACGTGCACCCGTCGCACTACGGCCGGATGTGTCCGATCGAGACCCCGGAAGGCCCGAACATCGGCCTGATCGGCTCGCTCGCCTCCTACGGCCGGGTCAACGCCTTCGGCTTCGTCGAGACCCCGTACCGCAAGGTCGTCGAGGGTGTCGTCACCGACGACGTGGACTACCTGACCGCCGACGAGGAGGACCGCTTCGTCATCGCGCAGGCCAACGCGCCGCTCACCGAGGACCTGCGGTTCGCCGAGTCCCGCGTGCTGGTCCGCCGCCGTGGCGGCGAGATCGACTACATCCCCGGTGACGACGTCGACTACATGGACGTCTCGCCGCGCCAGATGGTGTCGGTCGCGACCGCGATGATCCCGTTCCTGGAGCACGACGACGCCAACCGCGCGCTCATGGGATCGAACATGATGCGCCAGGCCGTACCGCTGATCAAGGCCGAAGCGCCGCTGGTCGGCACCGGCATGGAGTACCGCTGCGCGGTCGACGCCGGCGACGTCATCAAGGCCGAGAAGGACGGTGTGGTCCAGGAGGTCTCCGCGGACTACGTCACGGTCACCAACGACGACGGCACCTACAACACCTACCGGGTGGCCAAGTTCTCCCGCTCCAACCAGGGCACGTCCTTCAACCAGAAGGTCGTGGTGAACGAGGGCGACCGGGTCGTCGTCGGTCAGGTGCTCGCCGACGGTCCGTCGACCGAAGAGGGCGAGATGGCCCTCGGCAAGAACCTCCTGGTGGCGTTCATGCCGTGGGAGGGCCACAACTACGAGGACGCGATCATCCTGTCGCAGCGCCTCGTCCAGGACGACGTCCTCTCCTCGATCCACATCGAGGAGCACGAGGTCGACGCCCGTGACACCAAGCTCGGCCCCGAGGAGATCACCCGGGACATCCCCAACGTCTCCGAGGAGGTCCTGGCGGACCTCGACGAGCGCGGGATCATCCGGATCGGTGCCGACGTGGTGGCCGGCGACATCCTGGTCGGCAAGGTCACGCCGAAGGGCGAGACCGAGCTGACTCCGGAGGAGCGGCTGCTGCGCGCGATCTTCGGCGAGAAGGCCCGTGAGGTCCGCGACACCTCGCTGAAGGTGCCGCACGGCGAGGTCGGCAAGGTCATCGGCGTCCGCGTCTTCGACCGTGAGGAGGGCGACGAGCTGCCGCCCGGTGTGAACCAGCTGGTGCGCGTGTACGTGGCGCAGAAGCGGAAGATCACCGACGGCGACAAGCTGGCCGGCCGGCACGGCAACAAGGGCGTCATCTCCAAGATCCTGCCGGTCGAGGACATGCCGTTCCTGGAGGACGGCACCGCGGTCGACATCATCCTCAACCCGCTCGGCGTCCCGTCCCGGATGAACCCGGGACAGGTGCTGGAGATCCACCTCGGCTGGCTCGCCAAGCAGGGCTGGGACGTGGCCGGCATCGCCGACGAGTGGGCCCGCCGGCTCGACGCCATCGGCGCCGGCCAGGTGGAGCCGAACACCAACGTCGCCACCCCGGTCTTCGACGGCGCGCGCGAGGACGAGATCGCCGGCCTCTTCCAGGCCACGGTCCCCAACCGCGACGGCGACCGGATGGTGCTGCCGTCCGGCAAGGCCCGGATGTACGACGGCCGCTCCGGCGAGCCGTTCCCGGAGCCGATCTCGGTCGGCTACATGTACATCCTCAAGCTGCACCACCTGGTGGACGACAAGCTGCACGCCCGGTCCACCGGTCCGTACTCGATGATCACCCAGCAGCCGCTGGGTGGTAAGGCGCAGTTCGGCGGACAGCGATTCGGCGAGATGGAGGTGTGGGCGCTGGAGGCTTATGGCGCCGCGTACGCACTCCAGGAACTGCTGACCATCAAGTCCGACGACGTTCTCGGCCGCGTGAAGGTCTACGAGGCCATCGTCAAGGGCGAGAACATCCCCGAGCCCGGCATTCCCGAGTCCTTCAAGGTGCTCATCAAGGAAATGCAGTCGCTCTGCCTCAACGTGGAGGTGCTCTCCTCGGACGGCATGTCCATCGAGATGCGGGACACCGACGAGGACGTGTTCCGCGCGGCGGAAGAGCTCGGAATCGACCTGTCCCGGCGCGAGCCGAGCAGCGTCGAAGAGGTCTGA